One part of the Vicia villosa cultivar HV-30 ecotype Madison, WI linkage group LG6, Vvil1.0, whole genome shotgun sequence genome encodes these proteins:
- the LOC131608909 gene encoding receptor-like protein kinase FERONIA, producing the protein MANSIKNKFHPKITLISLLLLFSPILVNSSYKPIYNLAINCGSPTSTSGLDKRIWVGDNSDNHDMFSLDEPKPTKVSLALPPDSLSNAAIPYTTARVSLSNFTYSFSGITNSTVFLRFHFYPTSYNYTFEPSNALFSVIVNNNITLLKNFNPLLWLRDEEQITKEYCIQINPNEKIHITFIPNKVNTSSVYYAFINGIEVVSMPSFLYYTNPDDSNYHINFLSFGNTAAEYQINTDNALEMVYRVNVGDNQVPSSADTGMFRNWDYDFPRYLEKQYPQSVLADLVDQLNYKNNIIPNYTAPEAVYLTARSYGKDVTEEYNVTWNFDVDSSFMYMVRLHFCEFDSKVNNQGDRVFQIFINDILAEYQADVVRWGNGRMVPVHMDYAVRMFSQGGNSQIERVNLSIKLQRLPKTMFTRYRDVLLNGIEIFKIGDASNNLAGLKPKYSSQKKKELPTPQQKSKKSHMVMVVAAGVSGLLIALAVVGTIVFVRRRRRFEPHIEVEESSWKSRKDGSSTLPSHLSRYFTIAEIRAATNNFDDIFIIGVGGFGNVYKGYIDGATPVAIKRLKSGSQQGENEFLNEIELLSQLRHNHLVSLIGYCNDGVEMILVYDFMQRGTLREYLYGSDNEPLTWKQRLEILLGAARGLHYLHAGAKHNIIHRDVKSTNILLDEKWVAKVSDFGLSKVGPTGMSMTHVSTVVKGSLGYLDPEYYLRQRLTLKSDVYSFGVVLLEVLCARPPLMRSLDKKNASLVVRFQRCYDEGVIIEEMVDPFIKDSITDECLKCYCQMALSCLHDDGSQRMSMSDVVGALEFALQLEMSEEDSKFGGTQEKEKSEQRIQYPKFASDDGSDMRFTSSSGDYGSHTSKVSTISVTSEDQPLFSTDVFSEVGNPKAR; encoded by the coding sequence ATGGCAAATTCCATAAAGAACAAGTTTCACCCTAAAATCACCCTAATATCTCTCCTTTTGCTATTTTCTCCTATTTTGGTTAACTCATCATACAAACCTATTTACAATTTAGCAATCAATTGTGGCTCCCCAACAAGCACTTCTGGCTTAGATAAACGAATTTGGGTTGGTGATAATAGTGATAACCACGACATGTTTTCCTTAGATGAACCAAAACCCACAAAAGTGTCTCTTGCATTACCACCTGATTCGCTTTCAAATGCCGCAATTCCATATACAACCGCGCGTGTGTCTCTCTCAAATTTCACATACTCATTTTCTGGCATCACTAATTCCACTGTTTTTCTTCGTTTTCATTTTTACCCAACTTCTTACAACTATACTTTTGAACCATCTAATGCCCTCTTTTCTGTTATAGTAAACAATAACATTACCCTTCTTAAAAACTTCAACCCTTTACTTTGGCTTCGTGATGAGGAACAAATCACCAAAGAATATTGCATCCAAATCAATCCTAACGAAAAGATACACATAACTTTCATTCCCAACAAGGTAAACACATCCAGTGTTTACTATGCTTTCATTAACGGAATCGAAGTTGTGTCTATGCCTTCTTTTCTTTACTACACTAACCCCGACGACTCAAATTATCATATAAATTTTCTTAGCTTTGGCAACACCGCGGCGGAATACCAAATTAATACTGACAATGCATTGGAGATGGTTTATAGAGTTAACGTTGGTGATAATCAAGTTCCATCAAGTGCTGATACAGGTATGTTTCGTAATTGGGACTACGATTTTCCTCGTTACTTGGAGAAACAATATCCACAAAGTGTATTAGCGGATTTGGTAGATCAACTCAACTATAAAAACAATATCATTCCAAATTATACTGCACCAGAAGCTGTTTACTTAACTGCAAGAAGTTATGGAAAGGATGTGACCGAGGAATATAACGTAACTTGGAATTTTGACGTTGATTCTTCTTTTATGTATATGGTAAGGTTACATTTTTGTGAGTTTGATTCGAAAGTAAACAACCAAGGCGATAGAGTTTTTcagatttttataaatgatattttGGCTGAGTATCAAGCTGATGTGGTAAGGTGGGGTAATGGTCGTATGGTTCCTGTTCATATGGATTATGCTGTGCGTATGTTCTCTCAAGGAGGAAACTCTCAAATTGAAAGAGTTAATCTTTCAATCAAGCTTCAACGACTACCAAAAACTATGTTCACACGATATCGTGATGTCCTACTGAATGGAATTGAGATTTTCAAAATAGGTGATGCAAGTAACAATCTAGCAGGATTGAAACCCAAAtattcatctcaaaagaaaaaagaattaccAACTCCGcaacaaaagtcaaagaaatcaCACATGGTCATGGTTGTTGCTGCTGGAGTTTCGGGTCTCTTGATAGCATTAGCTGTTGTGGGAACAATAGTTTTTGTTAGAAGGAGAAGAAGATTTGAACCTCATATTGAAGTGGAAGAAAGTTCGTGGAAATCAAGAAAAGATGGTTCCTCAACTTTACCATCCCATTTGAGCCGCTATTTTACAATAGCAGAGATAAGAGCTGCTACAAACAACTTCGATGATATTTTTATCATCGGAGTTGGAGGGTTTGGCAACGTGTACAAAGGTTACATCGATGGAGCTACACCTGTTGCAATAAAACGTCTCAAATCGGGTTCTCAGCAAGGTGAAAACGAGTTCTTGAATGAGATCGAGTTGCTTTCTCAACTTCGTCATAATCACTTGGTTTCCCTCATTGGATATTGCAACGATGGTGTAGAGATGATTCTTGTTTACGATTTCATGCAGCGAGGTACTCTTCGTGAATATCTCTATGGTTCGGACAATGAACCTCTTACATGGAAGCAAAGACTCGAGATTCTATTGGGTGCTGCGAGGGGGTTGCATTATCTTCACGCAGGTGCGAAGCACAACATCATACATCGTGATGTGAAGAGTACCAACATCTTGTTGGATGAGAAATGGGTGGCTAAGGTTTCTGATTTCGGTCTATCAAAAGTAGGACCAACGGGGATGTCAATGACTCATGTCAGTACTGTGGTGAAGGGTAGTCTAGGGTATTTGGATCCAGAGTACTACCTACGTCAAAGATTGACTCTTAAGTCTGACGTGTACTCTTTCGGTGTGGTGCTTCTTGAGGTTTTGTGTGCAAGACCTCCTTTAATGCGTTCTTTAGATAAGAAAAACGCGAGTTTAGTTGTTCGTTTTCAAAGATGTTACGATGAAGGTGTGATAATCGAAGAGATGGTGGATCCTTTCATAAAGGATTCTATAACGGATGAGTGTTTGAAATGTTATTGTCAGATGGCGTTGAGTTGCTTGCATGATGATGGAAGTCAAAGGATGTCAATGAGTGATGTTGTTGGGGCTTTAGAGTTTGCATTGCAATTGGAGATGAGTGAGGAGGATAGTAAGTTTGGTGGGACtcaagaaaaggaaaaaagtgaGCAAAGGATACAATATCCAAAGTTTGCGAGTGATGATGGGAGTGACATGCGTTTCACAAGTAGTAGTGGTGACTATGGGTCTCATACCAGCAAGGTAAGCACCATTTCAGTCACTAGTGAAGATCAACCTTTGTTTTCTACTGATGTGTTTTCTGAAGTTGGGAACCCAAAAGCACGGTAG
- the LOC131613203 gene encoding uncharacterized mitochondrial protein AtMg00810-like — protein MILVCLYVDDILLTGSCPNDIIKFKEVLMNELEMTDLGNMVYFLGMEIMYSEKGILLHQLKYELELLKRFKLQKCKVVVTPSETNHKLDSDSDGDSVDATTFKQLVGSLRYLCNTRPDIFYAVGIVSRFMSKPKCS, from the coding sequence ATGATTCTGgtgtgtctctatgttgatgacatcttGCTAACAGGAAGTTGTCCAAACGATATAATCAAGTTCAAGGAAGTTCTGATGAATGAGCTTGAGATGACAGATCTGGGAAATATggtatattttctagggatggagattatgTACTCCGAGAAGGGTATCCTTttgcatcagttgaagtatgaaCTTGAACTTCTGAAGAGATTTAAGCTGCAGAAATGTAAGGTTGTTGTTACACCATCAGAAACTAATCATAAACTGGATTCTGATTCTGATGGTGATTCTGTGGATGCTACAAccttcaaacagctggttggttctctgaggtatttgtgtaataccagaccTGATATTTTTTATGCAGTTGGAATAGTTAGCAGATTCATGAGTAAACCAAAGTGTTCTTAG